One Perognathus longimembris pacificus isolate PPM17 chromosome 2, ASM2315922v1, whole genome shotgun sequence DNA segment encodes these proteins:
- the LOC125345713 gene encoding vegetative cell wall protein gp1-like has product MCSHLGAQATFPCTARQNLGPRLAIPETQVNFHFGLSSSTPGRPGPSGSAPARQAPRAPPPSRQAPRAPPTVSQAPQAPPRVRKAPRAPPPVRQAPRAPPLPAPRAPPPSRQAPRAPPTVSQAPQAPPRVRKAPRAPPPCPPGPSGSAPARQAPRAPPPVSQAPRAPPPVSQAPRAPPPVSQAPRAPPPVPQAPRAPPLPARPLELHPLPRQAPRAPPTVSQAPQAPPRVRKAPRAPPPVRQAPRAPPLPAPRAPPPVRQAHQAPPPVRQAHRAPPPVRQARRAPPPVRQAPRAPPTVSQAPQAPPPVRKAPRAPPLPAPRAPPPVFCLLTHSFNTRFAKSGFESFCALGAVTQVWAAGPALAEVEFGLSDAYQ; this is encoded by the exons ATGTGCTCTCATCTTGGGGCGCAAGCAACATTCCCCTGCACGGCCCGGCAG aACCTCGGTCCCCGCCTTGCGATTCCTGAGACCCAGGTGAATTTCCACTTCGGACTGAGCAGTAGTACCCCAGGAAGACCAG gcccctcgggctccgcccctgCCCGCCAGGCCCCTCGAGCTCCACCCCCTTCCCgccaggcccctcgggctccgcccactgtctcccaggcccctcaGGCTCCGCCCCGTGTCCGCAAGGCTcctcgggctccgccccctgtccgccaggcccctcgggctccgcccctgCCC GCCCCTCGAGCTCCACCCCCTTCCCgccaggcccctcgggctccgcccactgtctcccaggcccctcaGGCTCCGCCCCGTGTCCGCAAGGCTCCTCGGGCTCCGCCCCCCTGTCCgccaggcccctcgggctccgcccctgCCCGTcaggcccctcgggctccgccccctgtctcccaggcccctcgAGCTCCGCCCcctgtctcccaggcccctcgggctccgccccctgtctcccaggcccctcgAGCTCCGCCCCCTGTCCcccaggcccctcgggctccgcccctgCCCGCCAGGCCCCTCGAGCTCCACCCCCTTCCCCgccaggcccctcgggctccgcccactgtctcccaggcccctcaGGCTCCGCCCCGTGTCCGCAAGGCTcctcgggctccgccccctgtccgccaggcccctcgggctccgcccctgCCC gcccctcgggctccgccccctgTCCGCCAGGCCCACCAGGCTCCGCCCCCTGTCCGCCAGGCCCACCGGGCTCCGCCCCCTGTCCGCCAGGCCCGTCGGGCTCCGCCCCCTGTCCgccaggcccctcgggctccgcccactgtctcccaggcccctcaGGCTCCGCCCCCTGTCCGCAaggcccctcgggctccgccccttCCC gcccctcgggctccgccccctgTCTTTTGCCTCCTAACTCACTCATTTAATACTCGGTTTGCCAAGTCTGGATTTGAGTCTTTCTGCGCCCTGGGAGCCGTCACCCAGGTGTGGGCGGCTGGGCCCG CTCTGGCTGAAGTTGAATTTGGTCTTTCTGACGCCTACCAGTGA
- the LOC125345714 gene encoding inactive polypeptide N-acetylgalactosaminyltransferase-like protein 5, which produces MRSLVVYCFFYASLTFGVWTALLLAYFHHSHVSSQHKQAQEPSSVLSPGRKGSQQVLDITEPMLDPRERWLDRDRPKRRSILPPMRNLPFLADTNFNFSNPEHLDELSKYGFNAIVSRRLGGLREVPDTRDKTCYHKVYPVQVLTASVIICFHNEEFNALLRTVSSVLYLTPPYFLQEIILVDDKSEFADLQGKLEYHMEVLQRNIKLVRNTQREGLIRSRMIGAQHATGDVLVFLDSHCEVNQVWLEPLMAVIAENHHAVVCPSIDVIDAMTLEYRASPPARGAFDWGLRFRWDTVFSYEMDGPDGPNPIRSPAMAGGIFAIYKQYFYEIGQYDKGMELWGGENVEISLRIWLCGGQLLVIPCSRVGHVSKQHLETDPAIRKAMLRNSLRVAHVWLDEYKPPSRRGGPGASPGAEEQQTVGAPGAARDSPAPGQRGAT; this is translated from the exons ATGAGGAGCCTCGTCGTTTACTGTTTCTTCTACGCGTCCCTGACCTTTGGGGTCTGGACAGCTCTGTTACTTGCATATTTCCATCATAGTCATGTGAGCAGCCAGCACAAGCAAGCCCAGGAGCCCTCCTCGGTCCTGTCCCCTGGGAGAAAGGGGTCCCAGCAGGTCCTGGACATCACAGAGCCGATGCTAGACCCCAGGGAGCGCTGGCTGGACCGAGACCGACCGAAGCGCAGGAGCATACTCCCTCCCATGCGGA ACCTACCTTTTCTTGCAGATACGAATTTTAACTTTTCCAATCCGGAACATCTCGACGAGCTTTCGAAGTATGGGTTCAATGCCATTGTCAGTAGAAGACTGGGCGGCCTGAGAGAGGTACCCGATACCAGGGACAAGAC GTGTTACCATAAGGTTTACCCAGTTCAAGTGCTCACTGCCAGCGTGATCATTTGCTTCCACAACGAAGAATTCAATGCCTTGCTCCGAACCGTGTCCAGCGTCTTGTACCTCACCCCGCCCTACTTCCTGCAGGAGATTATTCTGGTGGATGACAAGAGCGAATTTG CTGACCTGCAGGGGAAGCTCGAGTACCACATGGAGGTTCTGCAGCGGAACATCAAGCTAGTGAGGAACACGCAACGGGAGGGGCTGATTCGATCGCGGATGATCGGAGCCCAACACGCCACAG gggaCGTCCTGGTGTTCCTGGACAGCCACTGCGAGGTGAACCAGGTGTGGCTGGAGCCCCTGATGGCCGTCATTGCCGAGAACCACCACGCCGTGGTGTGTCCCTCGATCGACGTCATCGACGCCATGACGCTGGAGTACCGGGCCTCCCCGCCGGCCCGCGGGGCCTTCGACTGGGGCCTGCGCTTCAGGTGGGACACCGTGTTCTCCTACGAGATGGACGGGCCCGACGGACCCAACCCGATCCG GTCGCCTGCAATGGCAGGAGGGATTTTTGCTATATACAAACAATATTTTTACGAAATTGGACAGTACGACAAGGGCATGGAACTTTGGGGAGGAGAAAATGTGGAGATTTCATTAAGG ATCTGGCTGTGCGGGGGCCAGCTCCTCGTCATCCCCTGCTCCCGCGTGGGCCACGTCAGTAAGCAGCACTTGGAGACGGACCCCGCCATCAGGAAGGCCATGCTGCGGAACTCCCTGAGGGTGGCGCACGTCTGGCTGGACGAATACAAG